The Xanthomonas indica genome has a segment encoding these proteins:
- the phoU gene encoding phosphate signaling complex protein PhoU, giving the protein MNTQPNEHIVKSYDEEQHRLAAEIVRMGETAVAQLEAALDVVERRDDNAALRIVVNDEAIDALEHSISHDVMRLALRGPMARDLREILAGLRIPADVERIGDYAANVAKRSIALNMSPPMPQTLGLRQLGKLAAEQVRAALAAYQHNDADAALLVRQGDAQLDAQYTALFRELLTYMMEDPRNITPCTHLLFMAKNLERIGDHATNIAENVWFLVHGDQPLPPRDKRDETSSTSGI; this is encoded by the coding sequence CAGCCCAACGAGCACATCGTGAAGAGCTACGACGAAGAACAGCATCGCCTCGCCGCCGAGATCGTGCGCATGGGCGAAACCGCGGTGGCGCAGTTGGAAGCGGCGCTGGACGTGGTCGAACGCCGCGACGACAACGCCGCGCTGCGCATCGTCGTCAACGACGAAGCGATCGACGCGCTCGAGCACTCCATCAGCCATGACGTGATGCGCCTGGCGCTGCGCGGGCCGATGGCGCGCGACCTGCGCGAGATCCTCGCCGGCCTGCGCATCCCCGCCGACGTCGAACGCATCGGCGATTACGCCGCCAACGTGGCCAAGCGCTCGATCGCGCTGAACATGTCGCCGCCGATGCCGCAGACCCTGGGCCTGCGTCAGCTCGGCAAGCTCGCCGCCGAACAGGTGCGCGCGGCGCTGGCCGCCTACCAGCACAACGACGCCGACGCCGCCCTGCTGGTGCGCCAGGGCGACGCGCAGCTGGATGCGCAGTACACCGCGCTGTTCCGCGAGCTGCTGACCTACATGATGGAAGACCCGCGCAACATCACCCCGTGCACGCATCTGCTGTTCATGGCCAAGAACCTGGAGCGGATCGGCGACCACGCCACCAACATCGCCGAGAACGTGTGGTTCCTGGTGCACGGCGACCAGCCGCTGCCGCCGCGCGACAAGCGCGACGAGACCAGTTCCACCAGCGGCATCTGA
- a CDS encoding DUF692 domain-containing protein, whose protein sequence is MAASEPRPLAAASAGLGLRRGLLQDLLQAPADAFDFLECAPDNWIGVGGRPGEQLQTLSARHPLSCHGLSLSLGGVAALDTTLLQQTRHFLDRHRVALYSEHLSYSADDGQLYELLPLPFTDEAVRHVGARIARVQDVLGRRIAVENVSYYAVPGQAMSEAAFVAAVLDEADCDLLLDVNNVHVNASNHGDDALAFLAAMPSARIASYHVAGHRDDAASGLKIDTHAAPVADPVWELLGAAYRLHGVRPTVLERDGQFPPLGELLDEVQRIRAAQAQSRGA, encoded by the coding sequence GTGGCAGCCTCTGAACCGAGGCCGCTGGCCGCGGCCAGTGCCGGCCTCGGGCTGCGTCGCGGCTTGCTCCAGGACTTGCTGCAGGCGCCAGCGGATGCGTTCGATTTCCTCGAATGCGCGCCGGACAACTGGATCGGCGTCGGCGGCCGTCCCGGGGAGCAGCTGCAGACGCTGAGCGCGCGCCATCCGCTCAGCTGCCACGGCCTGTCGCTGTCGCTCGGCGGCGTGGCCGCGCTGGACACCACCTTGCTGCAGCAGACCCGGCACTTCCTCGACCGGCACCGGGTCGCGCTGTACAGCGAGCACCTCAGCTACAGCGCCGACGACGGCCAACTCTACGAACTGCTGCCGCTGCCGTTCACCGACGAGGCGGTGCGCCATGTCGGCGCACGCATCGCCCGGGTGCAGGACGTGCTGGGCCGACGCATCGCGGTGGAGAACGTCTCCTACTATGCCGTGCCCGGCCAGGCCATGAGCGAAGCCGCGTTCGTGGCCGCGGTGCTGGACGAGGCCGATTGCGACCTGCTGCTGGACGTCAACAACGTGCACGTCAACGCCAGCAACCACGGCGACGACGCGCTGGCCTTCCTGGCCGCCATGCCCAGCGCGCGCATCGCCTCGTACCACGTCGCCGGTCACCGCGACGACGCCGCCAGCGGGCTGAAGATCGACACTCACGCCGCGCCGGTGGCCGACCCGGTCTGGGAGCTGCTCGGCGCCGCCTACCGCCTGCACGGCGTGCGCCCCACCGTGCTCGAGCGCGACGGCCAGTTCCCGCCGCTGGGCGAGCTGCTGGACGAAGTGCAGCGCATCCGCGCCGCGCAGGCGCAGTCGCGCGGCGCATGA
- a CDS encoding putative DNA-binding domain-containing protein has product MNETLRAQQFALTQHLRDPRRYPPPAGIPPQRLAVYRALFFDNLAQLLGGQFPVLRATLGDADWAALLRAFCAEHRARTPLFPRLGEELVAFLQQRAPDPQRPWLADLAHYETVELQVQIDDAALPPHDPHGDLLDGIPLLSPWLRLLRYRWPVQRIGPAWQPDTAPAQPTCLLARREADGQVRFAELAPLAYAVLAALQPGARSGRELLLDLAAAHGLAPDALLHEGAALLQRLRAQGSVLGTRLPA; this is encoded by the coding sequence ATGAACGAAACCCTGCGCGCGCAGCAGTTCGCGCTCACCCAGCACCTGCGCGATCCGCGGCGGTACCCGCCGCCGGCCGGCATCCCGCCGCAGCGCCTGGCGGTGTACCGCGCCCTGTTCTTCGACAACCTGGCGCAGTTGCTGGGCGGCCAGTTCCCGGTGCTGCGCGCCACCCTCGGCGACGCGGACTGGGCGGCGCTGCTGCGCGCGTTCTGCGCCGAGCACCGCGCCCGCACGCCGCTGTTCCCGCGCCTGGGCGAGGAACTGGTGGCATTCCTGCAGCAGCGCGCGCCCGATCCGCAGCGTCCCTGGCTGGCCGACCTGGCGCACTACGAAACCGTGGAACTGCAGGTGCAGATCGACGACGCCGCGCTGCCGCCGCACGATCCGCACGGCGACCTGCTCGACGGCATCCCGCTGCTGTCGCCCTGGCTGCGCCTGCTGCGCTACCGCTGGCCGGTGCAGCGCATCGGCCCGGCCTGGCAGCCGGACACGGCACCGGCGCAGCCAACCTGCCTGTTGGCGCGACGCGAGGCCGACGGCCAGGTGCGCTTCGCCGAACTGGCGCCGCTGGCCTATGCCGTGCTGGCGGCGCTGCAGCCCGGCGCGCGCAGCGGACGAGAGCTGCTGCTGGACCTGGCCGCCGCGCACGGCCTTGCGCCGGACGCCCTGCTGCACGAGGGTGCGGCCCTGCTGCAGCGGCTGCGCGCGCAGGGCAGCGTGCTCGGCACGCGTCTGCCGGCGTGA
- the rnt gene encoding ribonuclease T: MNDSVDSPSQPLVITPMSRRFRGYLPVVVDVETGGFDWNKHALLEIAVVPIEMDDFGQLYPGVTASAHVVPAPGTLIDPKSLEVTGIVLDHPFRFAKPEREALDHVFAPVRAAVKKYGCQRAILVGHNAHFDLNFLNATVARCGHKRNPFHPFSVFDTVTLAGIAYGQTVLARAVQAAGFDWNAADAHSAVYDTEQTARLFCKIANAWPAPPVGAAP, translated from the coding sequence ATGAACGATTCGGTCGACAGCCCCTCGCAGCCCCTGGTCATCACCCCGATGTCGCGGCGTTTCCGCGGCTACCTGCCGGTGGTGGTGGACGTGGAGACCGGCGGTTTCGACTGGAACAAGCATGCGCTGCTGGAGATCGCGGTGGTGCCGATCGAGATGGACGATTTCGGTCAGCTGTATCCGGGCGTCACGGCCAGCGCGCACGTGGTGCCGGCGCCCGGCACCCTGATCGATCCGAAGTCGCTGGAGGTCACCGGCATCGTCCTGGATCACCCGTTCCGCTTCGCCAAGCCCGAGCGCGAGGCGCTGGACCACGTGTTCGCGCCGGTGCGCGCGGCAGTGAAGAAGTACGGGTGCCAGCGCGCTATCCTGGTGGGCCACAACGCCCATTTCGACCTCAACTTCCTCAATGCCACGGTCGCCCGCTGCGGCCACAAGCGCAACCCGTTCCACCCCTTCAGCGTGTTCGACACCGTCACCCTGGCCGGCATCGCCTACGGCCAGACCGTGCTGGCGCGCGCGGTGCAGGCCGCGGGCTTCGACTGGAACGCCGCCGACGCGCACAGCGCTGTGTACGACACCGAGCAGACCGCGCGCCTGTTCTGCAAGATCGCCAACGCCTGGCCGGCGCCGCCGGTCGGCGCGGCGCCATAG
- a CDS encoding low molecular weight protein tyrosine phosphatase family protein translates to MTRHLLFVCSRNRLRSPTAEQVFATWPGVETASAGVDHDADTPVTPELLEWADIVFVMEPAHRAKLSRRFKRHLGRARIVCLDIPDDYGYMDPALVQMLTTKVARHLPAR, encoded by the coding sequence GTGACCCGCCACCTGCTATTCGTCTGCAGCCGCAACCGGCTGCGCAGCCCCACCGCGGAACAGGTGTTCGCCACCTGGCCCGGCGTGGAAACCGCCTCGGCCGGCGTCGACCACGACGCGGACACCCCGGTCACCCCGGAATTGCTGGAGTGGGCGGACATCGTCTTCGTCATGGAACCGGCGCATCGCGCCAAGCTGTCGCGCCGGTTCAAGCGCCACCTCGGCCGCGCACGCATCGTCTGCCTGGACATCCCCGACGACTACGGCTACATGGATCCGGCGTTGGTGCAGATGCTGACCACGAAGGTAGCGCGGCACCTGCCTGCGCGCTGA
- a CDS encoding ligand-binding sensor domain-containing diguanylate cyclase, with translation MGAAWRAVAADAAANGVPPLRDYAIDSWTSRNGLPHNSLRDLAQTPDGRLWFATWEGLVRYNGLDFTVIDRSTRPGLPDNGVGSLYVDRAGALWLSDSRGNLGRHDAAGHWRFWRQPPGWPHALIHAMTQDRDGRMWLLFEGNGLGCLWPDGRFDYQPAPRDLPLAASFPHLAADDQGRIWIGSLDGLLYRDAQGVLRRAPAAFGLPPGLAWPYRAPDGSLWLVAGENLYRVQGERAVLVQHLPGYGHFTSMLRDRDGAIWLGTENQGLLRISAHGIERMLPGDVLPNGRIVSLLQDAEGSIWIGANGGLFRLRETLFAGYTRRDGLSGDYVRALLETPDGALWIGSAAGLDRMAPDGRIAPVAMRDAPSVLSLARGRDGDLWMGTYADGVFRLRNGRVVRHYGTREGLPSGQVRALSVDAAGTVWIGTRSGVMRIDGERLSVPDVPGLPHGLITALASVDGALWIGSVEGAAVLRDGRVRKLALEPLGGARTVFGFQALGRDMWISTDRGLHRDRDGHLARVGLEQGLPVDAVFQLVRDRLGNVWISSNRGVLRTTAAALDAVADGRQARLQVSRYDEIDGMSNAQGNGSSGPSMILRHDGTVWLVTAGGVSTVDPRRLARFRDRLPPPAAIESVLLDGQPFPWRSQSQLPGAKRISVSYVGLSYLLPERIRYRTKLDGLDSGWVDRGNQRSVEFIGLPPGDYTLHVAAAHPDGAWSTREAVWRFSVAPLWWQRHSVHAAAVALLVLGLVLLYRYLIARYKRRALRLERLVERRTSALRLQTERLLQADAEKSQLLAELQRQATAFERLAHEDALTALPNRRHFDEVLVHSMQRAQRSGAPLCLLVMDIDRFKQINDGYSHATGDAVLREVGQLLLGACRAADLPARLGGEEFAVLLGDTPLADAERFATRLRDLFHARLQWAPDAPALRVTFSGGLVALRADETASQWLERADGALYRAKGLGRDRVCVG, from the coding sequence CTGGGCGCGGCCTGGCGCGCCGTTGCCGCCGACGCCGCTGCGAACGGGGTGCCGCCGCTGCGCGACTACGCGATCGATTCCTGGACCTCGCGCAACGGCCTGCCGCACAACTCCTTGCGCGATCTGGCGCAGACCCCGGACGGCCGCCTGTGGTTCGCCACCTGGGAAGGACTGGTGCGCTACAACGGCCTGGACTTCACCGTCATCGACCGCAGCACCCGCCCGGGCCTGCCCGACAATGGCGTCGGTTCGCTGTACGTGGATCGCGCCGGCGCGCTGTGGCTCAGCGATTCGCGTGGCAATCTCGGCCGCCACGATGCGGCCGGCCACTGGCGCTTCTGGCGGCAGCCGCCGGGCTGGCCGCATGCGCTGATCCACGCCATGACCCAGGACCGCGACGGCCGCATGTGGCTGCTGTTCGAGGGCAACGGCCTGGGTTGCCTGTGGCCCGACGGCCGTTTCGATTACCAGCCGGCACCGCGCGACCTGCCGTTGGCGGCGAGCTTCCCGCACCTGGCCGCCGACGACCAGGGGCGGATCTGGATCGGCAGTCTCGACGGCCTGCTGTATCGCGACGCGCAGGGGGTGCTGCGGCGCGCGCCGGCGGCGTTCGGCCTGCCGCCGGGGCTGGCCTGGCCGTACCGGGCGCCGGACGGCTCGCTGTGGCTGGTGGCCGGCGAAAACCTGTACCGGGTGCAGGGCGAGCGCGCGGTGCTGGTGCAGCACCTGCCGGGCTATGGCCATTTCACGTCGATGCTGCGCGACCGCGACGGCGCGATCTGGCTGGGGACCGAGAACCAGGGGCTGCTGCGGATCAGTGCGCACGGCATCGAGCGCATGCTGCCGGGCGACGTGCTGCCCAACGGGCGCATCGTCAGCCTGCTGCAGGATGCCGAAGGCAGCATCTGGATCGGCGCCAACGGCGGTCTGTTCCGCCTGCGCGAGACGCTGTTCGCCGGCTACACCCGCCGCGACGGGCTCAGCGGCGACTACGTGCGCGCGCTGCTGGAGACGCCCGACGGGGCGCTGTGGATCGGCAGCGCCGCCGGCCTGGACCGGATGGCGCCGGACGGACGGATCGCCCCGGTCGCGATGCGCGACGCGCCCTCGGTGCTGAGCCTGGCGCGGGGCCGCGACGGCGACCTGTGGATGGGCACCTATGCCGACGGCGTGTTCCGCCTGCGCAATGGCCGCGTCGTGCGCCACTACGGAACGCGCGAGGGATTGCCGAGTGGGCAGGTGCGTGCGCTCAGCGTCGATGCCGCCGGCACGGTCTGGATCGGCACGCGCAGCGGGGTGATGCGCATCGATGGCGAGCGGCTGTCGGTGCCGGACGTGCCCGGCCTGCCGCATGGCCTGATCACCGCCCTGGCCAGCGTCGACGGGGCGCTGTGGATCGGCTCGGTCGAAGGCGCGGCGGTGCTGCGCGATGGCCGGGTGCGGAAGCTGGCGCTGGAGCCGCTGGGCGGCGCACGCACCGTGTTCGGGTTCCAGGCACTGGGCCGCGACATGTGGATCTCCACCGACCGCGGCCTGCACCGCGACCGCGACGGCCACCTGGCGCGGGTCGGACTGGAGCAGGGCCTGCCGGTGGATGCGGTGTTCCAACTGGTCCGCGACCGCCTCGGCAATGTCTGGATCAGCAGCAACCGCGGCGTGCTGCGGACCACTGCGGCGGCACTGGACGCGGTCGCCGACGGCCGCCAGGCCCGGCTGCAGGTGAGCCGCTACGACGAGATCGACGGCATGTCGAATGCGCAGGGCAACGGCAGCTCCGGGCCGTCGATGATCCTGCGCCACGACGGCACGGTGTGGCTGGTCACCGCTGGCGGTGTCAGCACGGTCGATCCGCGCCGCCTGGCCCGTTTCCGCGATCGCCTGCCGCCGCCGGCAGCGATCGAGAGCGTGCTGCTGGACGGTCAGCCGTTCCCCTGGCGGAGCCAATCGCAGTTGCCCGGCGCCAAGCGCATCAGCGTGTCCTATGTCGGCCTGAGCTATTTGCTGCCCGAGCGCATCCGTTACCGCACCAAGCTCGACGGCCTGGACAGCGGATGGGTCGACCGCGGCAACCAGCGCAGCGTGGAGTTCATCGGCCTGCCGCCGGGCGACTACACCCTGCACGTGGCCGCAGCGCATCCGGATGGCGCCTGGAGCACCCGTGAGGCCGTGTGGCGCTTCAGCGTGGCGCCGCTGTGGTGGCAGCGGCACAGCGTGCATGCCGCGGCCGTGGCGCTGCTGGTGCTGGGACTGGTGCTGCTGTATCGCTACCTGATCGCGCGCTACAAGCGTCGCGCCCTGCGCCTGGAACGGCTGGTGGAGCGGCGCACCAGCGCGCTGCGCCTGCAGACCGAGCGCCTGTTGCAGGCCGATGCCGAAAAGAGCCAGTTGCTGGCGGAACTGCAGCGCCAGGCCACCGCCTTCGAACGCCTGGCGCACGAGGATGCGCTGACCGCGTTGCCGAACCGGCGCCACTTCGACGAGGTGCTGGTGCACAGCATGCAGCGCGCCCAGCGCAGCGGCGCGCCGCTGTGCCTGCTGGTGATGGACATCGACCGCTTCAAGCAGATCAACGACGGCTATTCGCATGCCACCGGCGATGCGGTGCTGCGCGAAGTCGGGCAGTTGTTGCTGGGTGCCTGCCGCGCCGCCGACCTGCCGGCGCGCCTGGGCGGCGAAGAGTTCGCGGTGCTGCTCGGCGACACGCCGCTGGCCGATGCCGAGCGCTTCGCCACGCGCCTGCGCGACCTGTTCCACGCGCGCCTGCAGTGGGCGCCGGATGCACCGGCGCTGCGCGTCACCTTCAGCGGCGGCCTGGTCGCGCTGCGCGCGGACGAAACCGCGAGCCAGTGGCTGGAGCGCGCCGACGGGGCGCTGTACCGCGCCAAGGGGCTGGGGCGCGATCGGGTGTGCGTGGGCTGA
- the rlmB gene encoding 23S rRNA (guanosine(2251)-2'-O)-methyltransferase RlmB codes for MSKQNQWIVGVNAVASSIENDADNVREVLVEAGSKNPRLQEIEENARRKGIEVRRVNTQALDGVGGSVRHQGVAARYAAARTWAESELEGLVSAAEGRALLLVLDGVQDPHNLGACLRSAAAAGVTAVVIPKDKSAPVNATVRKTSAGAADRLPIVAVTNLARCLRDLQKQGVWIYGLAGEAETSLYAQDLRGNVALVLGGESDGLRRLTREHCDGLVRIPMPGEIESLNVSVAAGVTLFEAVRQRMG; via the coding sequence ATGAGCAAGCAGAACCAGTGGATCGTCGGCGTCAACGCCGTGGCCTCGTCGATCGAGAACGACGCGGACAACGTGCGCGAGGTGCTGGTGGAGGCGGGCAGCAAGAATCCGCGCCTGCAGGAGATCGAGGAGAACGCGCGGCGCAAGGGCATCGAGGTGCGGCGGGTGAACACCCAGGCGCTGGACGGCGTCGGCGGCTCGGTCCGGCACCAGGGCGTGGCCGCGCGCTACGCCGCGGCACGGACCTGGGCCGAGAGCGAACTGGAAGGCCTGGTCAGCGCCGCCGAGGGCCGCGCCCTGCTGCTGGTGCTCGATGGCGTGCAGGATCCGCACAACCTCGGCGCCTGCCTGCGCAGCGCCGCCGCGGCCGGGGTAACCGCGGTGGTGATTCCCAAGGACAAGTCGGCGCCGGTCAACGCCACCGTACGCAAGACCTCGGCCGGCGCCGCCGACCGCCTGCCGATCGTGGCGGTGACCAACCTGGCGCGCTGCCTGCGCGACCTGCAGAAGCAGGGCGTGTGGATCTATGGCCTGGCCGGCGAGGCCGAGACCTCGCTGTACGCGCAGGACCTGCGCGGCAACGTGGCGCTGGTGCTGGGCGGCGAGTCCGACGGCCTGCGCCGGCTGACCCGCGAACACTGCGACGGCCTGGTCCGCATCCCGATGCCGGGCGAGATCGAGAGCCTCAATGTTTCGGTCGCCGCCGGCGTGACCCTGTTCGAGGCGGTGCGGCAGCGCATGGGCTGA
- a CDS encoding GFA family protein, translated as MEQEQEYSGGCQCGAVRFRVRGRLHDASICHCRMCQKAFGAYYAPLVSTRGAELTWTRGTPRRFASSNLVQRGFCADCGTPLTYEAPDGIAIAAGAFDHPEALPPTIQYGIEAKLPFVDALHRLPATRTEGDLAAASFLADLVSRQHPDHDTARWPA; from the coding sequence ATGGAGCAGGAACAGGAGTACAGCGGCGGTTGCCAATGCGGCGCGGTGCGCTTCCGGGTGCGCGGGCGGCTGCACGATGCCTCGATCTGCCATTGCCGGATGTGCCAGAAGGCGTTCGGCGCGTACTACGCGCCACTGGTCTCCACCCGCGGCGCAGAGCTGACCTGGACCCGCGGCACGCCCAGGCGCTTCGCCTCGTCCAACCTGGTGCAGCGCGGTTTCTGCGCCGATTGCGGCACGCCGCTGACCTACGAAGCGCCGGACGGCATCGCCATCGCGGCCGGCGCCTTCGATCATCCGGAGGCCTTGCCGCCGACCATCCAGTACGGCATCGAAGCGAAGCTGCCGTTCGTGGACGCGCTGCATCGCCTGCCGGCGACCCGCACCGAAGGCGACCTGGCCGCCGCGTCGTTCCTAGCCGATCTCGTCTCGCGCCAGCATCCGGACCACGACACCGCGCGCTGGCCGGCCTGA
- the rnr gene encoding ribonuclease R, protein MTTRKSKPGKPGKSASSDAPTSKRPPAAETPKKSRLPAWMPSFLRRGPKPPLQPLHPPSPPPSTAPADAPAPIQDPYAAREAERYAQPIASREAILQLLERCDGPQTLDELAEQLGLTEPTRKEALSKRLGAMLREAQLVQNRRGGYAPLQQTNLIPGVVIANPDGFGFLRPDEGGDDLFLPPYEMRKVLHGDRALANVTGIDRRGRREGSIARVLERGLTRMIGRFSMEAGIAFVVPDDKRIQRNVQIPADAVGEARDGQLVVCELTSAPDARRPPIGKIIAVLGDKLTPSLLVEAAIHGHELPYEFPQAVLDEAAAVPLTVEPAAIKGRVDLRQTPLVTIDGADAKDFDDAVFCESNAEGFRLVVAIADVSHYVRPGTPLDTEAVKRATSVYFPGFVVPMLPETLSNGICSLNPKVDRMCFVCDMQIDRQGEVAGARFYEAVMNSHARLTYEQVWQAVGEKDEQVRKDVAAVLPQLERLHQLYHVLAKARARRGAIEFESSEVRFVLDNTGEVTQAGMLVRNDAHKLIEECMIAANVAAARYLLETHIPAPFRVHERPPESKYADLLEFLKEFKLSLPAWSKVVPGDYTKLLKKVRERPDAALLESVLLRSQSMAVYSPDNAGHFGLALEAYAHFTSPIRRYPDLLVHRAIKYALTRGAPDKYLYAPREMAALALQCSERERRADEAEREVDERYRAAWMEKHVGGQFDGVVSGVTSFGLFVELDQSKVNGLIHVTQLPQDYYQFDATRKTLTGERRGREFRLGDRVRILVLKASMEERKIDFRLVEEGAPAHDELPPPPPRGQPAKRKKKKY, encoded by the coding sequence ATGACAACTCGCAAAAGCAAGCCCGGCAAGCCCGGCAAGTCCGCGTCCAGCGACGCGCCCACCAGCAAGCGCCCCCCCGCCGCCGAGACGCCGAAGAAATCGCGTCTGCCCGCCTGGATGCCCAGTTTCCTGCGCCGCGGCCCCAAGCCGCCGCTGCAGCCCCTGCACCCGCCGTCGCCGCCTCCTTCCACGGCGCCCGCCGACGCGCCGGCGCCGATCCAAGACCCGTATGCCGCGCGCGAGGCCGAGCGCTATGCGCAGCCGATCGCCAGCCGTGAGGCGATCCTGCAGTTGCTCGAGCGTTGCGATGGCCCGCAGACCCTGGACGAACTGGCCGAACAGCTCGGCCTGACCGAGCCGACCCGCAAGGAAGCGTTGAGCAAGCGCCTGGGTGCGATGCTGCGCGAGGCGCAACTGGTGCAGAACCGCCGCGGCGGCTACGCGCCGCTGCAGCAGACCAACCTGATCCCCGGCGTGGTGATCGCCAATCCGGACGGCTTCGGCTTCCTGCGCCCGGACGAGGGCGGCGACGACCTGTTCCTGCCGCCGTACGAGATGCGCAAGGTGCTGCACGGCGACCGCGCGCTGGCCAACGTCACCGGCATCGACCGCCGCGGCCGCCGCGAAGGCAGCATCGCGCGCGTGCTCGAGCGCGGCCTGACCCGGATGATCGGCCGCTTCAGCATGGAAGCCGGCATCGCCTTCGTGGTGCCCGACGACAAGCGCATCCAGCGCAACGTGCAGATCCCCGCCGACGCCGTCGGCGAGGCCCGCGACGGGCAACTGGTGGTGTGCGAGCTCACCTCCGCGCCGGACGCGCGGCGCCCGCCGATCGGCAAGATCATCGCCGTGCTCGGCGACAAGCTGACCCCGTCGCTGCTGGTGGAAGCGGCGATCCACGGCCACGAACTGCCCTACGAATTCCCGCAGGCGGTGCTGGACGAAGCCGCGGCGGTGCCGCTGACGGTGGAGCCGGCGGCGATCAAGGGCCGCGTGGACCTGCGGCAGACGCCGCTGGTGACCATCGACGGCGCCGACGCCAAGGACTTCGACGACGCGGTGTTCTGCGAGTCCAATGCCGAGGGGTTCCGCCTGGTGGTGGCGATCGCCGACGTGTCGCACTACGTGCGTCCGGGCACGCCGCTGGATACCGAGGCGGTCAAGCGCGCGACCTCGGTGTACTTCCCCGGTTTCGTGGTGCCGATGCTGCCGGAAACGCTGTCCAACGGCATCTGCTCGCTCAACCCCAAGGTCGACCGCATGTGCTTCGTCTGCGACATGCAGATCGACCGCCAGGGCGAGGTGGCCGGCGCGCGCTTCTACGAGGCGGTGATGAACTCGCATGCGCGGCTCACCTATGAGCAGGTGTGGCAGGCGGTGGGCGAGAAGGACGAGCAGGTGCGCAAGGACGTGGCCGCGGTGCTGCCGCAGTTGGAGCGCCTGCACCAGCTCTACCACGTGCTGGCCAAGGCGCGCGCGCGCCGCGGCGCGATCGAGTTCGAGTCCTCGGAAGTGCGCTTCGTGCTGGACAACACCGGCGAGGTGACCCAGGCCGGCATGCTGGTGCGCAACGACGCGCACAAGCTGATCGAGGAGTGCATGATCGCCGCCAACGTGGCCGCGGCGCGCTACCTGCTGGAGACGCACATTCCGGCGCCGTTCCGCGTGCACGAGCGGCCGCCGGAATCCAAGTACGCCGACCTGCTGGAGTTCCTCAAGGAGTTCAAGCTGAGCCTGCCGGCGTGGAGCAAGGTGGTGCCGGGCGACTACACCAAGCTGCTGAAGAAGGTGCGCGAGCGCCCCGATGCGGCGTTGCTGGAATCGGTGCTGCTGCGCAGCCAGAGCATGGCGGTGTACTCGCCCGACAACGCCGGCCACTTCGGCCTGGCACTGGAGGCCTACGCGCACTTCACCTCGCCGATCCGCCGCTATCCGGATCTGCTGGTGCACCGCGCGATCAAGTACGCCCTGACCCGCGGCGCGCCCGACAAGTACCTGTATGCGCCGCGCGAGATGGCGGCGCTGGCGCTGCAGTGCTCCGAGCGCGAGCGCCGCGCCGACGAGGCCGAGCGCGAAGTCGACGAGCGCTACCGCGCCGCGTGGATGGAGAAGCACGTCGGCGGGCAGTTCGACGGCGTGGTCAGTGGCGTGACCAGCTTCGGCCTGTTCGTCGAGCTGGACCAGTCCAAGGTCAACGGCCTGATCCACGTGACCCAGTTGCCGCAGGACTATTACCAGTTCGACGCCACCCGCAAGACCCTGACCGGCGAGCGCCGCGGGCGCGAGTTCCGCCTGGGCGACCGTGTGCGCATCCTGGTGCTGAAGGCGAGCATGGAGGAGCGCAAGATCGACTTCCGGCTGGTCGAGGAAGGCGCACCGGCGCACGACGAGTTGCCGCCGCCGCCACCGCGCGGGCAGCCGGCCAAGCGCAAGAAAAAGAAGTACTGA